A genomic segment from Microtus pennsylvanicus isolate mMicPen1 chromosome 21, mMicPen1.hap1, whole genome shotgun sequence encodes:
- the LOC142839187 gene encoding vomeronasal type-1 receptor 90-like, whose amino-acid sequence MSSLKIVLNFQAGLGVLANMFLLVFYTFIVLSHRPKPTDMISCQLAFIHIVLLLTGGDIWLKEIVESLNIDNDFKCKTTFYISRVMRGLSICITCLLSVFQAVTISPGTSLLNKFKHKLKKYMICAFLFIWFFNLTFSSNQIFSAGAFTNVSEAKQIKVSKSCSLFLLNYNAGALILAVTISIDVFLLGVMLGASAYMVIILFRHQRQHKHLHSLNHPRASPEKRATQTILLLVVFFVVMYSVDFIISSTAVLLWMYDPVILSVQKFVMNVYPTITPLVQISSDSRIIDILKSLESKCHQIF is encoded by the coding sequence ATGTCCTCATTAAAGATTGTGCTTAATTTCCAAGCTGGGCTTGGAGTCCTGGCCAATatgtttctccttgttttctaTACTTTCATAGTCCTAAGCCACAGACCTAAGCCCACGGACATGATCTCCTGTCAACTGGCCTTCATCCACATAGTGCTGCTCCTCACTGGAGGGGATATTTGGCTTAAAGAGATAGTTGAGTCACTGAACATTGACAATGACTTCAAATGTAAGACAACTTTTTACATAAGCAGGGTGATGAGAGGCCTCTCCATCTgcatcacctgcctcctgagtgtgttccAGGCTGTCACTATCAGTCCCGGTACCTCTTTGttgaataaatttaaacataagctaaaaaaatacatgatttgtGCTTTCTTATTTATCTGGTTTTTCAACTTGACATTCAGTAGCAACCAGATTTTCTCTGCTGGTGCTTTTACCAATGTGAGTGAGGCCAAACAGATAAAGGTCAGTAAATCCTGTTCACTCTTCCTTTTGAACTACAACGCTGGGGCACTGATTTTAGCAGTGACAATCTCTATAGATGTGTTTCTTCTAGGAGTTATGCTGGGCGCTAGTGCATACATGGTGATTATCTTGTTCAGACATCAGAGACAACACAAGCATCTTCACAGCCTCAACCACCCTAGAGCATCTCCTGAGAAAAGGGCTACCCAGACCATCTTGCTGCTGGTGGTTTTCTTTGTGGTGATGTACTCGGTGGACTTCATCATCTCATCCACTGCAGTCCTGTTATGGATGTACGACCCAGTCATCCTGAGTGTTCAGAAGTTTGTGATGAATGTCTATCCCACAATTACTCCTTTGGTACAAATCAGTTCTGATAGCAGAATAATTGATATACTGAAAAGCTTGGAGTCAAAGTGCcaccagattttttaa